In a single window of the Gossypium hirsutum isolate 1008001.06 chromosome D02, Gossypium_hirsutum_v2.1, whole genome shotgun sequence genome:
- the LOC121214512 gene encoding uncharacterized protein: MGNFVFKPFSEAVETIKVATPNGGIMELPPPITAMCITKKFPDMAIYHTLLTTSQQKAATTSKQKAPRRLALLTTYPSTTTISYLLLRLHIECVKLVISPDKLAETMAQEAQTEALIECEDDSECEDDSKCGNGVPNSDQWCVS, from the exons ATGGGCAATTTCGTTTTCAAACCATTCAGTGAAGCTGTAGAAACAATAAAAGTGGCAACACCCAATGGCGGAATCATGGAGCTACCACCACCCATCACCGCCATGTGCATAACCAAAAAGTTCCCAGACATGGCCATTTACCACACCCTACTAACTACCTCACAACAAAAGGCAGCCACTACTTCAAAACAAAAAGCTCCGCGTAGGCTAGCTCTACTAACTACCTACCCCTCAACAACAACGATCTCGTATCTACTTCTTCGTCTCCATATCGAATGT GTGAAGTTGGTGATAAGTCCAGACAAGTTGGCGGAAACCATGGCACAGGAAGCTCAAACGGAGGCATTGATAGAGTGCGAGGACGATTCAGAGTGCGAGGACGATTCTAAGTGTGGGAATGGGGTGCCTAATTCTGATCAATGGTGTGTTTCTTGA